A single Vigna radiata var. radiata cultivar VC1973A chromosome 8, Vradiata_ver6, whole genome shotgun sequence DNA region contains:
- the LOC106771175 gene encoding putative pentatricopeptide repeat-containing protein At3g11460, mitochondrial has translation MSMWDSHYAPYTNPTTAWNNQLRQLSKQRQYREALTLYRHMLRSSFFPNTFTFPFLFKSCAFLSLPLTASQLHAHVIRTGSKPDPYTRSSLINTYSKCSLPHHARKVFDEMPNPTICYNAMISGYSFNSNPLEAVKLFRQMRREEEDGLDVNGNVSVNAVTLLSLVSGCSVATHLKIGSCLHGCVVRFGFVTDLAVANSLVTMYVKCGEVEVARQVFDEMFVRDLITWNAMISGYAQNGHARSVLEVYNEMKSSGVSADAVTLLGLLSACANLGAQGIGREVEREIERLGFDSNPFLRNALVNMYARCGNLTQARKVFDCSGEKSLVSWTAIIGGYGIHGQGAVAIELFDEMVKSGVRPDQTVFVSVLSACSHAGLTDRGLEYFEDMKMKYGLQPGPEHYSCVVDLLGRAGRLEEAVDLIMSMKVKPDGAVWGALLGACKIHKNVKVAELAFQHVVELEPMNIGYYVLLSNIYTDANNLEGVLRVRVMMRERKLRKDPGHSYVEYKGKMHLFHSGDLSHPRSKEIYRMLDKLENLVKEILPPDEKCQGRSEELLIGTGVHSEKLAIAFALLNSKSGTEITVMKNLRVCVHCHLFIKLVSKIVNRQFIVRDATRFHHFRDGICSCKDYW, from the coding sequence ATGTCGATGTGGGACTCCCATTATGCCCCATACACCAACCCAACTACGGCGTGGAACAACCAGCTCCGGCAGCTATCGAAGCAACGGCAGTACAGAGAAGCTCTAACCCTTTACCGTCATATGCTCCGTTCTTCATTCTTTCCCAACACCTTCACTTTCCCCTTTCTTTTCAAATCATGCgcctttctctctctccctctcacTGCTTCCCAGCTCCATGCACATGTCATCCGAACCGGGTCAAAACCCGACCCGTATACCCGTTCCTCCCTCATCAATACCTACTCCAAGTGCTCCCTCCCTCACCATGCGCGCAAGGTTTTCGATGAAATGCCGAATCCCACCATTTGCTACAATGCAATGATCTCCGGCTATTCCTTCAACTCCAACCCTCTTGAGGCTGTCAAGTTGTTTCGTCAAATGCGGAGGGAGGAGGAGGACGGTTTGGACGTTAATGGTAACGTTAGTGTTAACGCTGTTACACTGTTGAGTTTGGTTTCTGGCTGTTCCGTGGCTACCCATTTGAAAATCGGCTCGTGTCTTCATGGGTGTGTTGTTAGGTTTGGGTTTGTGACCGATTTGGCTGTGGCTAACAGTTTGGTCACTATGTATGTGAAATGTGGGGAGGTTGAAGTTGCACGCCAAGTGTTTGACGAAATGTTTGTGAGGGATTTGATTACTTGGAATGCTATGATTTCTGGGTACGCGCAAAACGGGCATGCTAGGAGTGTTTTGGAGGTTTATAATGAGATGAAATCGAGTGGGGTGAGTGCTGATGCTGTTACTCTTCTGGGGCTTCTGTCAGCTTGTGCAAATCTTGGAGCACAAGGAATTGGTCGGGAGGTGGAGCGCGAGATTGAGCGGTTAGGTTTTGATTCTAATCCGTTTTTGAGGAATGCGCTTGTGAATATGTATGCTAGGTGTGGAAACCTGACTCAGGCGCGCAAGGTTTTTGATTGCTCGGGGGAGAAGAGTTTGGTTTCCTGGACGGCAATCATTGGTGGGTATGGGATCCATGGCCAGGGGGCGGTTGCGATAGAGCTTTTTGATGAGATGGTTAAGTCAGGCGTTAGGCCGGATCAGACGGTATTTGTGAGTGTTCTTTCGGCCTGCAGCCATGCGGGGTTAACTGATAGGGGTTTGGAGTATTTTGAAGACATGAAAATGAAGTATGGTTTGCAGCCTGGTCCGGAGCACTACTCTTGTGTGGTGGATCTATTAGGCCGTGCAGGTAGGTTGGAGGAGGCTGTGGATCTCATAATGTCAATGAAGGTGAAACCTGATGGTGCTGTTTGGGGTGCCCTTCTGGGTGCTTGCAAGATTCATAAGAATGTGAAGGTAGCAGAGTTGGCCTTTCAGCATGTTGTTGAGCTTGAACCCATGAATATAGGTTACTATGTTTTGTTGTCCAATATATACACTGATGCTAACAACTTAGAGGGGGTTTTAAGAGTTAGAGTCATGATGAGGGAAAGAAAGCTCAGGAAGGATCCAGGACACAGCTATGTGGAATATAAGGGAAAAATGCACCTTTTTCACTCGGGGGATCTGAGCCATCCTCGAAGTAAGGAAATATATAGGATGTTAGATAAATTGGAAAATCTTGTGAAGGAGATTCTTCCACCAGATGAGAAATGTCAAGGAAGAAGTGAAGAACTCTTAATTGGTACAGGGGTGCACAGTGAAAAATTGGCAATTGCATTTGCTTTGTTGAATTCTAAGAGTGGAACAGAAATTACTGTAATGAAAAACTTGCGAGTGTGTGTGCATTGTCATTTATTCATTAAGTTGGTTAGCAAGATTGTTAATCGCCAATTTATTGTTAGAGATGCCACTCGTTTTCATCATTTCAGAGATGGGATCTGCTCATGCAAGGACTACTGGTGA